In the Apis cerana isolate GH-2021 linkage group LG7, AcerK_1.0, whole genome shotgun sequence genome, CTAAAGCAGCTAAAAAGGGAAAATGGTCAGAGTCTCCAAATTCTGAACATATACGTGATGTAAAATGGACTGTGGATGATCCCCGCAAATTAGTTGAAAAATTCGGGAAAAAACCTGTGAAAGctattattgaatttgtttttgatGGATCTACAGTAAAAGCACTTTTATTACctgatttttacaatatagtaTTAATGATATCGGGTGTTCGATGTCCTGGATGGCCAAATGGGAGACGTGAAAATTCAGTAGGTGATCCTTATGCAGATGAAGCAAGATATTTTGTAGAATCTCGTCTTTTACATAGAGATGTCGAAATAGTACTTGAATctgttaacaataataatttcattggtAGCATTCTTCATCCAAAAggttagtattttaaaataaattaaggaaactgaattatttataagtttatataattaaatataattattaatttaatggatgttaataggaaatattgctgaaattttattgagtGAAGGATTTGCTAAATGTCAGGATTGGTCAATTAATAACAGCAGAGCTGGTGCAGAGAAACTTTATCTTGCAGAGAAAGCTGCAAAAGAAGCGCGTTTACGTTTATGGAAAGATTACAAACCATCAGGTCCACAAATTGAATTTACTGGTACTATTGTGGAAATCGTAAATGCGGATGCACTTATAATTAGAACTCAAAATggagaaaataagaaagtatTTTTGAGTAGTATTCGACCACCGtccagagaaaaaaaaaccaatgAAGAATCTAATAATACTActagaaaagattttaaaccTCTTTACGATATTCCATGGATGTTGGAAGCTCGTGAATTTttacgtgaaaaatttatcaggaAAAATGTTAAAGTTGTAGTTGATTATACTCAACCTGCTAGAGACAATTTTCCAGAAAAATTATGCTGTACCGTTACATGCGGTAAAAcgtatgttataatataatttattcattttctaatatgtttattatttattctatataatataatcattcttCTAGAAATATTGCTGAAGCTTTGGTTGCTCGAGGTTTAGCAAGAGTCATCAAATATAGGCAAAATGATGATCAACGTTCATCTCATTATAATTTGTTGCAAGTTGCTGAAAGCAAAGCAGAAAAATCTCAACATGGTTTACATGcgaaaaaagatattccagTACATAGATTGGTAGATCTTTCTAATGATCCATCAAAAGCAAAAGCATTTTTAACGTCCCTTAAACGAGCGCAGGGGATTAAAGCTGTAGTTGAATTCGTTACCAGTGGATcgcgtttaaaattatttttaccaaaAGAGGATCAACTTATTACATTTGTCTTAGCTGGTATAAGAACACCACGATGTCAAAGATCATTACCAGGTGGTGGTATTGTTAAAGCAGATGAATATGGTGAAAAAGCATTAGCTTTCACCCGAGAACATTGCTTTCAAAGAgatgtagaaataaaaatcgaaagtaCGGAAACTAAAGGAAGTGGATTTATTGGATGGTTAAcagtaaatgatattaatatgtcTGTTGCTCTTGTTGAAGAAGGTCTTGCAGAAGTAGTTACTTTTCCTGATTTTGGCGAATTAACAAGAACACTTAAAGCTGCAGAAGAGCGTgccaaaacaaaaaaattaaatgtaagtaaacttaagaaatatcatataaacatagaatattataaattattaattctattatataatatatataatattatgttatataaatattacatttaataaaaaataataaatatatataaatcttttatgtatcttttatgttttttagatGTGGAAAAATTATGTAGAAGTGCaagttgaaaatgaaaaaaatgaaaatgacaaagaaattgtagaaagaaaaattgactaTCAAGAAGTAGTACTGTCTGAAGTTACTGAAGATCTTCATTTCTATGCACAAAGT is a window encoding:
- the LOC107999343 gene encoding staphylococcal nuclease domain-containing protein 1 — translated: MSAPQGQMKPRNGVVKQVISGDTIVIRGQPMGGPPPEVTITLCNITAPKLERWKGNDSTDESRDEPYSWEAREFLRKKLIGQDVAFVTEKSVNTNRTYGTVWLGKDKNGENVIETLVSEGLVTVKKDTRNPSPEQTRLIELENAAKAAKKGKWSESPNSEHIRDVKWTVDDPRKLVEKFGKKPVKAIIEFVFDGSTVKALLLPDFYNIVLMISGVRCPGWPNGRRENSVGDPYADEARYFVESRLLHRDVEIVLESVNNNNFIGSILHPKGNIAEILLSEGFAKCQDWSINNSRAGAEKLYLAEKAAKEARLRLWKDYKPSGPQIEFTGTIVEIVNADALIIRTQNGENKKVFLSSIRPPSREKKTNEESNNTTRKDFKPLYDIPWMLEAREFLREKFIRKNVKVVVDYTQPARDNFPEKLCCTVTCGKTNIAEALVARGLARVIKYRQNDDQRSSHYNLLQVAESKAEKSQHGLHAKKDIPVHRLVDLSNDPSKAKAFLTSLKRAQGIKAVVEFVTSGSRLKLFLPKEDQLITFVLAGIRTPRCQRSLPGGGIVKADEYGEKALAFTREHCFQRDVEIKIESTETKGSGFIGWLTVNDINMSVALVEEGLAEVVTFPDFGELTRTLKAAEERAKTKKLNMWKNYVEVQVENEKNENDKEIVERKIDYQEVVLSEVTEDLHFYAQSVDQRSMLENLLLQLRQELASNPPLPGAYKPTRGELAVAKFTGDDQWYRVKVEKVSGTNVSVFYIDYGNREIISVTRVADLPSRFGNDKPYAHEHILACVALPNDNDDKKAAVEIFKEDVMDKILLMNTEYKLNNNVTAVTLVDSSSNEDIAKGLISDGLLLVQNQRDRRLIKLIEEYKKAEEDAKHSRRNIWRYGDIRADDEKEFGL